The following proteins come from a genomic window of Ovis canadensis isolate MfBH-ARS-UI-01 breed Bighorn chromosome 22, ARS-UI_OviCan_v2, whole genome shotgun sequence:
- the LRRC27 gene encoding leucine-rich repeat-containing protein 27 isoform X8 — translation MEGQTHSRHVTPHPGCAVVPRGVLPPGRLMEGSSSLSVPCGARDRESPAGQAGSKPASASRDIHQGVLFSSSATLDLSQSGLHHLGEIFKVPNLRQLHLQRNALSTIPKDFFQLLPNLSWLDLRFNRITALPSGIGCHKHLKTLLLERNPIRMLPVELGSVTTLKALSLRHCPLEFPPPFVVQRGLVAILTFLQICAAEHAAPRDGSPQVKKMTVRDLPQPLLDLPEEHVPNQETVRSQAPKGSAVTGKAGFSPPVGTLEPHEPGRPTEPLEDWPSEDEIRRFWKLRQEIVETEQAGALGSQLLPAELPPGLRAALSSGRKPLPHPRPICRMKMPSFQGVLPELDSTQQALVRASQLGESRSLALRELRERQAQEQSRRDKRALQEWRERAQVMRRRPEEPPRRNPGAAKIAFATDPRGNEKIPKNPPGRVKQSKEKPLGLRGQILEETLKPQAQQLQARRSRFRGLAPLEDVGRAARDVQMTLLTAPSHLEDGPWLAPSQGTSWRRA, via the exons ATGGAGGGACAGACACACAGCAGACAC GTGACTCCACACCCAGGATGCGCGGTGGTCCCCAGAGGAGTGCTTCCTCCCGGCCGACTGATGGAGGGGAGCAGTTCCCTCTCCGTTCCCTGCGGGGCTCGTGACCGGGAGAGCCCCGCTGGCCAGGCGGGGAGCAAGCCTGCTTCTGCCTCCAGAGACATTCACCAGGgggtcctcttctcctcctccgcGACTTTAGACTTGAGTCAAAGTGGCCTTCACCATTTGGGGGAGATCTTTAAAGTCCCCAACCTGAGA CAATTGCACCTTCAGCGAAATGCCCTGAGCACGATTCCTAAAGACTTCTTCCAGCTGCTGCCCAACCTCTCATGGCTGGACCTGCGATTCAACAGGATCACCGCGCTGCCCTCTGGGATTGGCTGTCACAA GCATTTGAAAACTCTGCTTTTAGAAAGAAATCCCATCAGAATGTTACCCGTGGAGCTGG GGAGCGTGACCACCCTGAAGGCCCTTAGTCTGCGGCACTGCCCCCTGGAGTTCCCGCCGCCATTTGTGGTGCAGAGGGGGCTGGTGGCCATCCTGACCTTCCTGCAGATCTGCGCAGCCGAGCACGCGGCCCCCCGTGACGGCTCCCCTCAAG TTAAAAAGATGACCGTAAGGGACCTGCCACAGCCCCTGTTGGACTTACCCGAAGAACACGTGCCTAACCAAGAAACCGTTCGTTCTCAGGCGCCAAAGGGAAGCGCGGTAACAGGAAAGGCAGGCTTTTCCCCACCTGTCGGAACACTAGAGCCACACGAGCCCGGGAGGCCCACCGAGCCCCTGGAGGACTGGCCGAGCGAGGACGAGATCCGGCGGTTCTGGAAGCTGCGGCAGGAGATCGTGGAGACTGAGCAGGCCGGGGCGCTGGGGAGCCAGCTCCTGCCGGCAGAGCTGCCCCCCGGCCTCAGGGCCGCGCTGAGCTCGGGCAGGAAGCCGCTCCCCCACCCGAGGCCCATCTGCAG GATGAAGATGCCTTCTTTCCAGGGCGTGCTGCCCGAGTTGGACTCCACCCAGCAGGCCCTGGTCCGTGCCAGCCAGCTCGGGGAGAGCAGGAGCTTGGCCCTCCGGGAGCTGCGGGAGAGGCAGGCTCAGGAGCAGAGCAGGAG AGACAAGCGAGCTTTGCAGGAGTGGAGGGAGCGCGCCCAGGTGATGAGGAGAAGGCCGGAGGAGCCCCCGAGGAGGAACCCG GGGGCGGCAAAGATAGCCTTTGCCACGGACCCGAGAGGGAACGAGAAAATACCGAAGAATCCGCCTGGAAGAGTGAAACAGagcaaagagaagccact TGGCCTCCGAGGGCAGATTCTGGAGGAGACGCTGAAGCCCCAGGCCCAGCAGCTGCAGGCGCGGAGGAGCAGGTTCCGGGGGCTGGCCCCCCTCGAGGACGTCGGGAGGGCCGCCCGGGACGTGCAGATG ACGCTACTGACAGCGCCTTCTCACCTGGAAGACGGCCCGTGGCTCGCGCCCTCCCAGGGCACCTCCTGGCGCAGAGCTTGA
- the LRRC27 gene encoding leucine-rich repeat-containing protein 27 isoform X7 encodes MEGQTHSRHVTPHPGCAVVPRGVLPPGRLMEGSSSLSVPCGARDRESPAGQAGSKPASASRDIHQGVLFSSSATLDLSQSGLHHLGEIFKVPNLRQLHLQRNALSTIPKDFFQLLPNLSWLDLRFNRITALPSGIGCHKHLKTLLLERNPIRMLPVELGSVTTLKALSLRHCPLEFPPPFVVQRGLVAILTFLQICAAEHAAPRDGSPQVKKMTVRDLPQPLLDLPEEHVPNQETVRSQAPKGSAVTGKAGFSPPVGTLEPHEPGRPTEPLEDWPSEDEIRRFWKLRQEIVETEQAGALGSQLLPAELPPGLRAALSSGRKPLPHPRPICRMKMPSFQGVLPELDSTQQALVRASQLGESRSLALRELRERQAQEQSRRDKRALQEWRERAQVMRRRPEEPPRRNPGAAKIAFATDPRGNEKIPKNPPGRVKQSKEKPLGLRGQILEETLKPQAQQLQARRSRFRGLAPLEDVGRAARDVQMCLITYGHKGDSKSPMLIFIGRTDAEAEALIFWPPDVKN; translated from the exons ATGGAGGGACAGACACACAGCAGACAC GTGACTCCACACCCAGGATGCGCGGTGGTCCCCAGAGGAGTGCTTCCTCCCGGCCGACTGATGGAGGGGAGCAGTTCCCTCTCCGTTCCCTGCGGGGCTCGTGACCGGGAGAGCCCCGCTGGCCAGGCGGGGAGCAAGCCTGCTTCTGCCTCCAGAGACATTCACCAGGgggtcctcttctcctcctccgcGACTTTAGACTTGAGTCAAAGTGGCCTTCACCATTTGGGGGAGATCTTTAAAGTCCCCAACCTGAGA CAATTGCACCTTCAGCGAAATGCCCTGAGCACGATTCCTAAAGACTTCTTCCAGCTGCTGCCCAACCTCTCATGGCTGGACCTGCGATTCAACAGGATCACCGCGCTGCCCTCTGGGATTGGCTGTCACAA GCATTTGAAAACTCTGCTTTTAGAAAGAAATCCCATCAGAATGTTACCCGTGGAGCTGG GGAGCGTGACCACCCTGAAGGCCCTTAGTCTGCGGCACTGCCCCCTGGAGTTCCCGCCGCCATTTGTGGTGCAGAGGGGGCTGGTGGCCATCCTGACCTTCCTGCAGATCTGCGCAGCCGAGCACGCGGCCCCCCGTGACGGCTCCCCTCAAG TTAAAAAGATGACCGTAAGGGACCTGCCACAGCCCCTGTTGGACTTACCCGAAGAACACGTGCCTAACCAAGAAACCGTTCGTTCTCAGGCGCCAAAGGGAAGCGCGGTAACAGGAAAGGCAGGCTTTTCCCCACCTGTCGGAACACTAGAGCCACACGAGCCCGGGAGGCCCACCGAGCCCCTGGAGGACTGGCCGAGCGAGGACGAGATCCGGCGGTTCTGGAAGCTGCGGCAGGAGATCGTGGAGACTGAGCAGGCCGGGGCGCTGGGGAGCCAGCTCCTGCCGGCAGAGCTGCCCCCCGGCCTCAGGGCCGCGCTGAGCTCGGGCAGGAAGCCGCTCCCCCACCCGAGGCCCATCTGCAG GATGAAGATGCCTTCTTTCCAGGGCGTGCTGCCCGAGTTGGACTCCACCCAGCAGGCCCTGGTCCGTGCCAGCCAGCTCGGGGAGAGCAGGAGCTTGGCCCTCCGGGAGCTGCGGGAGAGGCAGGCTCAGGAGCAGAGCAGGAG AGACAAGCGAGCTTTGCAGGAGTGGAGGGAGCGCGCCCAGGTGATGAGGAGAAGGCCGGAGGAGCCCCCGAGGAGGAACCCG GGGGCGGCAAAGATAGCCTTTGCCACGGACCCGAGAGGGAACGAGAAAATACCGAAGAATCCGCCTGGAAGAGTGAAACAGagcaaagagaagccact TGGCCTCCGAGGGCAGATTCTGGAGGAGACGCTGAAGCCCCAGGCCCAGCAGCTGCAGGCGCGGAGGAGCAGGTTCCGGGGGCTGGCCCCCCTCGAGGACGTCGGGAGGGCCGCCCGGGACGTGCAGATG TGTTTGATCACTTACGGTCATAAGGGTGATTCTAAGTCTCCCATgttgatattcattggaagaactgatgctgaagctgaagctctaatattttggccacctgatgtgaagaactga
- the LRRC27 gene encoding leucine-rich repeat-containing protein 27 isoform X6 translates to MEGQTHSRHVTPHPGCAVVPRGVLPPGRLMEGSSSLSVPCGARDRESPAGQAGSKPASASRDIHQGVLFSSSATLDLSQSGLHHLGEIFKVPNLRQLHLQRNALSTIPKDFFQLLPNLSWLDLRFNRITALPSGIGCHKHLKTLLLERNPIRMLPVELGSVTTLKALSLRHCPLEFPPPFVVQRGLVAILTFLQICAAEHAAPRDGSPQVKKMTVRDLPQPLLDLPEEHVPNQETVRSQAPKGSAVTGKAGFSPPVGTLEPHEPGRPTEPLEDWPSEDEIRRFWKLRQEIVETEQAGALGSQLLPAELPPGLRAALSSGRKPLPHPRPICRMKMPSFQGVLPELDSTQQALVRASQLGESRSLALRELRERQAQEQSRSDHVLLPPSPAPRLRDKRALQEWRERAQVMRRRPEEPPRRNPGAAKIAFATDPRGNEKIPKNPPGRVKQSKEKPLGLRGQILEETLKPQAQQLQARRSRFRGLAPLEDVGRAARDVQMTLLTAPSHLEDGPWLAPSQGTSWRRA, encoded by the exons ATGGAGGGACAGACACACAGCAGACAC GTGACTCCACACCCAGGATGCGCGGTGGTCCCCAGAGGAGTGCTTCCTCCCGGCCGACTGATGGAGGGGAGCAGTTCCCTCTCCGTTCCCTGCGGGGCTCGTGACCGGGAGAGCCCCGCTGGCCAGGCGGGGAGCAAGCCTGCTTCTGCCTCCAGAGACATTCACCAGGgggtcctcttctcctcctccgcGACTTTAGACTTGAGTCAAAGTGGCCTTCACCATTTGGGGGAGATCTTTAAAGTCCCCAACCTGAGA CAATTGCACCTTCAGCGAAATGCCCTGAGCACGATTCCTAAAGACTTCTTCCAGCTGCTGCCCAACCTCTCATGGCTGGACCTGCGATTCAACAGGATCACCGCGCTGCCCTCTGGGATTGGCTGTCACAA GCATTTGAAAACTCTGCTTTTAGAAAGAAATCCCATCAGAATGTTACCCGTGGAGCTGG GGAGCGTGACCACCCTGAAGGCCCTTAGTCTGCGGCACTGCCCCCTGGAGTTCCCGCCGCCATTTGTGGTGCAGAGGGGGCTGGTGGCCATCCTGACCTTCCTGCAGATCTGCGCAGCCGAGCACGCGGCCCCCCGTGACGGCTCCCCTCAAG TTAAAAAGATGACCGTAAGGGACCTGCCACAGCCCCTGTTGGACTTACCCGAAGAACACGTGCCTAACCAAGAAACCGTTCGTTCTCAGGCGCCAAAGGGAAGCGCGGTAACAGGAAAGGCAGGCTTTTCCCCACCTGTCGGAACACTAGAGCCACACGAGCCCGGGAGGCCCACCGAGCCCCTGGAGGACTGGCCGAGCGAGGACGAGATCCGGCGGTTCTGGAAGCTGCGGCAGGAGATCGTGGAGACTGAGCAGGCCGGGGCGCTGGGGAGCCAGCTCCTGCCGGCAGAGCTGCCCCCCGGCCTCAGGGCCGCGCTGAGCTCGGGCAGGAAGCCGCTCCCCCACCCGAGGCCCATCTGCAG GATGAAGATGCCTTCTTTCCAGGGCGTGCTGCCCGAGTTGGACTCCACCCAGCAGGCCCTGGTCCGTGCCAGCCAGCTCGGGGAGAGCAGGAGCTTGGCCCTCCGGGAGCTGCGGGAGAGGCAGGCTCAGGAGCAGAGCAGGAG CGATCACGTTCTTCTGCCCCCTTCCCCGGCCCCCCGCCTCAGAGACAAGCGAGCTTTGCAGGAGTGGAGGGAGCGCGCCCAGGTGATGAGGAGAAGGCCGGAGGAGCCCCCGAGGAGGAACCCG GGGGCGGCAAAGATAGCCTTTGCCACGGACCCGAGAGGGAACGAGAAAATACCGAAGAATCCGCCTGGAAGAGTGAAACAGagcaaagagaagccact TGGCCTCCGAGGGCAGATTCTGGAGGAGACGCTGAAGCCCCAGGCCCAGCAGCTGCAGGCGCGGAGGAGCAGGTTCCGGGGGCTGGCCCCCCTCGAGGACGTCGGGAGGGCCGCCCGGGACGTGCAGATG ACGCTACTGACAGCGCCTTCTCACCTGGAAGACGGCCCGTGGCTCGCGCCCTCCCAGGGCACCTCCTGGCGCAGAGCTTGA
- the LRRC27 gene encoding leucine-rich repeat-containing protein 27 isoform X3 has product MVTPHPGCAVVPRGVLPPGRLMEGSSSLSVPCGARDRESPAGQAGSKPASASRDIHQGVLFSSSATLDLSQSGLHHLGEIFKVPNLRQLHLQRNALSTIPKDFFQLLPNLSWLDLRFNRITALPSGIGCHKHLKTLLLERNPIRMLPVELGSVTTLKALSLRHCPLEFPPPFVVQRGLVAILTFLQICAAEHAAPRDGSPQVKKMTVRDLPQPLLDLPEEHVPNQETVRSQAPKGSAVTGKAGFSPPVGTLEPHEPGRPTEPLEDWPSEDEIRRFWKLRQEIVETEQAGALGSQLLPAELPPGLRAALSSGRKPLPHPRPICRMKMPSFQGVLPELDSTQQALVRASQLGESRSLALRELRERQAQEQSRSDHVLLPPSPAPRLRDKRALQEWRERAQVMRRRPEEPPRRNPGAAKIAFATDPRGNEKIPKNPPGRVKQSKEKPLGLRGQILEETLKPQAQQLQARRSRFRGLAPLEDVGRAARDVQMARRLHDEVLKLKLRSALNRNHQCAALPGSLSLRPAVSRPQNIFFNPKY; this is encoded by the exons ATG GTGACTCCACACCCAGGATGCGCGGTGGTCCCCAGAGGAGTGCTTCCTCCCGGCCGACTGATGGAGGGGAGCAGTTCCCTCTCCGTTCCCTGCGGGGCTCGTGACCGGGAGAGCCCCGCTGGCCAGGCGGGGAGCAAGCCTGCTTCTGCCTCCAGAGACATTCACCAGGgggtcctcttctcctcctccgcGACTTTAGACTTGAGTCAAAGTGGCCTTCACCATTTGGGGGAGATCTTTAAAGTCCCCAACCTGAGA CAATTGCACCTTCAGCGAAATGCCCTGAGCACGATTCCTAAAGACTTCTTCCAGCTGCTGCCCAACCTCTCATGGCTGGACCTGCGATTCAACAGGATCACCGCGCTGCCCTCTGGGATTGGCTGTCACAA GCATTTGAAAACTCTGCTTTTAGAAAGAAATCCCATCAGAATGTTACCCGTGGAGCTGG GGAGCGTGACCACCCTGAAGGCCCTTAGTCTGCGGCACTGCCCCCTGGAGTTCCCGCCGCCATTTGTGGTGCAGAGGGGGCTGGTGGCCATCCTGACCTTCCTGCAGATCTGCGCAGCCGAGCACGCGGCCCCCCGTGACGGCTCCCCTCAAG TTAAAAAGATGACCGTAAGGGACCTGCCACAGCCCCTGTTGGACTTACCCGAAGAACACGTGCCTAACCAAGAAACCGTTCGTTCTCAGGCGCCAAAGGGAAGCGCGGTAACAGGAAAGGCAGGCTTTTCCCCACCTGTCGGAACACTAGAGCCACACGAGCCCGGGAGGCCCACCGAGCCCCTGGAGGACTGGCCGAGCGAGGACGAGATCCGGCGGTTCTGGAAGCTGCGGCAGGAGATCGTGGAGACTGAGCAGGCCGGGGCGCTGGGGAGCCAGCTCCTGCCGGCAGAGCTGCCCCCCGGCCTCAGGGCCGCGCTGAGCTCGGGCAGGAAGCCGCTCCCCCACCCGAGGCCCATCTGCAG GATGAAGATGCCTTCTTTCCAGGGCGTGCTGCCCGAGTTGGACTCCACCCAGCAGGCCCTGGTCCGTGCCAGCCAGCTCGGGGAGAGCAGGAGCTTGGCCCTCCGGGAGCTGCGGGAGAGGCAGGCTCAGGAGCAGAGCAGGAG CGATCACGTTCTTCTGCCCCCTTCCCCGGCCCCCCGCCTCAGAGACAAGCGAGCTTTGCAGGAGTGGAGGGAGCGCGCCCAGGTGATGAGGAGAAGGCCGGAGGAGCCCCCGAGGAGGAACCCG GGGGCGGCAAAGATAGCCTTTGCCACGGACCCGAGAGGGAACGAGAAAATACCGAAGAATCCGCCTGGAAGAGTGAAACAGagcaaagagaagccact TGGCCTCCGAGGGCAGATTCTGGAGGAGACGCTGAAGCCCCAGGCCCAGCAGCTGCAGGCGCGGAGGAGCAGGTTCCGGGGGCTGGCCCCCCTCGAGGACGTCGGGAGGGCCGCCCGGGACGTGCAGATG GCCCGGAGGCTGCATGATGAagttctgaagctgaaactgaggTCGGCCTTGAACAGAAACCACCAGTGTGCTGCCCTGCCCGGGAGCCTGTCGCTCAGGCCGGCTGTGTCCCGGCctcagaatatattttttaacccAAAGTACTAA
- the LRRC27 gene encoding leucine-rich repeat-containing protein 27 isoform X9: protein MEGSSSLSVPCGARDRESPAGQAGSKPASASRDIHQGVLFSSSATLDLSQSGLHHLGEIFKVPNLRQLHLQRNALSTIPKDFFQLLPNLSWLDLRFNRITALPSGIGCHKHLKTLLLERNPIRMLPVELGSVTTLKALSLRHCPLEFPPPFVVQRGLVAILTFLQICAAEHAAPRDGSPQVKKMTVRDLPQPLLDLPEEHVPNQETVRSQAPKGSAVTGKAGFSPPVGTLEPHEPGRPTEPLEDWPSEDEIRRFWKLRQEIVETEQAGALGSQLLPAELPPGLRAALSSGRKPLPHPRPICRMKMPSFQGVLPELDSTQQALVRASQLGESRSLALRELRERQAQEQSRSDHVLLPPSPAPRLRDKRALQEWRERAQVMRRRPEEPPRRNPGAAKIAFATDPRGNEKIPKNPPGRVKQSKEKPLGLRGQILEETLKPQAQQLQARRSRFRGLAPLEDVGRAARDVQMCLITYGHKGDSKSPMLIFIGRTDAEAEALIFWPPDVKN, encoded by the exons ATGGAGGGGAGCAGTTCCCTCTCCGTTCCCTGCGGGGCTCGTGACCGGGAGAGCCCCGCTGGCCAGGCGGGGAGCAAGCCTGCTTCTGCCTCCAGAGACATTCACCAGGgggtcctcttctcctcctccgcGACTTTAGACTTGAGTCAAAGTGGCCTTCACCATTTGGGGGAGATCTTTAAAGTCCCCAACCTGAGA CAATTGCACCTTCAGCGAAATGCCCTGAGCACGATTCCTAAAGACTTCTTCCAGCTGCTGCCCAACCTCTCATGGCTGGACCTGCGATTCAACAGGATCACCGCGCTGCCCTCTGGGATTGGCTGTCACAA GCATTTGAAAACTCTGCTTTTAGAAAGAAATCCCATCAGAATGTTACCCGTGGAGCTGG GGAGCGTGACCACCCTGAAGGCCCTTAGTCTGCGGCACTGCCCCCTGGAGTTCCCGCCGCCATTTGTGGTGCAGAGGGGGCTGGTGGCCATCCTGACCTTCCTGCAGATCTGCGCAGCCGAGCACGCGGCCCCCCGTGACGGCTCCCCTCAAG TTAAAAAGATGACCGTAAGGGACCTGCCACAGCCCCTGTTGGACTTACCCGAAGAACACGTGCCTAACCAAGAAACCGTTCGTTCTCAGGCGCCAAAGGGAAGCGCGGTAACAGGAAAGGCAGGCTTTTCCCCACCTGTCGGAACACTAGAGCCACACGAGCCCGGGAGGCCCACCGAGCCCCTGGAGGACTGGCCGAGCGAGGACGAGATCCGGCGGTTCTGGAAGCTGCGGCAGGAGATCGTGGAGACTGAGCAGGCCGGGGCGCTGGGGAGCCAGCTCCTGCCGGCAGAGCTGCCCCCCGGCCTCAGGGCCGCGCTGAGCTCGGGCAGGAAGCCGCTCCCCCACCCGAGGCCCATCTGCAG GATGAAGATGCCTTCTTTCCAGGGCGTGCTGCCCGAGTTGGACTCCACCCAGCAGGCCCTGGTCCGTGCCAGCCAGCTCGGGGAGAGCAGGAGCTTGGCCCTCCGGGAGCTGCGGGAGAGGCAGGCTCAGGAGCAGAGCAGGAG CGATCACGTTCTTCTGCCCCCTTCCCCGGCCCCCCGCCTCAGAGACAAGCGAGCTTTGCAGGAGTGGAGGGAGCGCGCCCAGGTGATGAGGAGAAGGCCGGAGGAGCCCCCGAGGAGGAACCCG GGGGCGGCAAAGATAGCCTTTGCCACGGACCCGAGAGGGAACGAGAAAATACCGAAGAATCCGCCTGGAAGAGTGAAACAGagcaaagagaagccact TGGCCTCCGAGGGCAGATTCTGGAGGAGACGCTGAAGCCCCAGGCCCAGCAGCTGCAGGCGCGGAGGAGCAGGTTCCGGGGGCTGGCCCCCCTCGAGGACGTCGGGAGGGCCGCCCGGGACGTGCAGATG TGTTTGATCACTTACGGTCATAAGGGTGATTCTAAGTCTCCCATgttgatattcattggaagaactgatgctgaagctgaagctctaatattttggccacctgatgtgaagaactga
- the LRRC27 gene encoding leucine-rich repeat-containing protein 27 isoform X12 — MEGSSSLSVPCGARDRESPAGQAGSKPASASRDIHQGVLFSSSATLDLSQSGLHHLGEIFKVPNLRQLHLQRNALSTIPKDFFQLLPNLSWLDLRFNRITALPSGIGCHKHLKTLLLERNPIRMLPVELGSVTTLKALSLRHCPLEFPPPFVVQRGLVAILTFLQICAAEHAAPRDGSPQVKKMTVRDLPQPLLDLPEEHVPNQETVRSQAPKGSAVTGKAGFSPPVGTLEPHEPGRPTEPLEDWPSEDEIRRFWKLRQEIVETEQAGALGSQLLPAELPPGLRAALSSGRKPLPHPRPICRMKMPSFQGVLPELDSTQQALVRASQLGESRSLALRELRERQAQEQSRSDHVLLPPSPAPRLRDKRALQEWRERAQVMRRRPEEPPRRNPGAAKIAFATDPRGNEKIPKNPPGRVKQSKEKPLGLRGQILEETLKPQAQQLQARRSRFRGLAPLEDVGRAARDVQMARRLHDEVLKLKLRSALNRNHQCAALPGSLSLRPAVSRPQNIFFNPKY; from the exons ATGGAGGGGAGCAGTTCCCTCTCCGTTCCCTGCGGGGCTCGTGACCGGGAGAGCCCCGCTGGCCAGGCGGGGAGCAAGCCTGCTTCTGCCTCCAGAGACATTCACCAGGgggtcctcttctcctcctccgcGACTTTAGACTTGAGTCAAAGTGGCCTTCACCATTTGGGGGAGATCTTTAAAGTCCCCAACCTGAGA CAATTGCACCTTCAGCGAAATGCCCTGAGCACGATTCCTAAAGACTTCTTCCAGCTGCTGCCCAACCTCTCATGGCTGGACCTGCGATTCAACAGGATCACCGCGCTGCCCTCTGGGATTGGCTGTCACAA GCATTTGAAAACTCTGCTTTTAGAAAGAAATCCCATCAGAATGTTACCCGTGGAGCTGG GGAGCGTGACCACCCTGAAGGCCCTTAGTCTGCGGCACTGCCCCCTGGAGTTCCCGCCGCCATTTGTGGTGCAGAGGGGGCTGGTGGCCATCCTGACCTTCCTGCAGATCTGCGCAGCCGAGCACGCGGCCCCCCGTGACGGCTCCCCTCAAG TTAAAAAGATGACCGTAAGGGACCTGCCACAGCCCCTGTTGGACTTACCCGAAGAACACGTGCCTAACCAAGAAACCGTTCGTTCTCAGGCGCCAAAGGGAAGCGCGGTAACAGGAAAGGCAGGCTTTTCCCCACCTGTCGGAACACTAGAGCCACACGAGCCCGGGAGGCCCACCGAGCCCCTGGAGGACTGGCCGAGCGAGGACGAGATCCGGCGGTTCTGGAAGCTGCGGCAGGAGATCGTGGAGACTGAGCAGGCCGGGGCGCTGGGGAGCCAGCTCCTGCCGGCAGAGCTGCCCCCCGGCCTCAGGGCCGCGCTGAGCTCGGGCAGGAAGCCGCTCCCCCACCCGAGGCCCATCTGCAG GATGAAGATGCCTTCTTTCCAGGGCGTGCTGCCCGAGTTGGACTCCACCCAGCAGGCCCTGGTCCGTGCCAGCCAGCTCGGGGAGAGCAGGAGCTTGGCCCTCCGGGAGCTGCGGGAGAGGCAGGCTCAGGAGCAGAGCAGGAG CGATCACGTTCTTCTGCCCCCTTCCCCGGCCCCCCGCCTCAGAGACAAGCGAGCTTTGCAGGAGTGGAGGGAGCGCGCCCAGGTGATGAGGAGAAGGCCGGAGGAGCCCCCGAGGAGGAACCCG GGGGCGGCAAAGATAGCCTTTGCCACGGACCCGAGAGGGAACGAGAAAATACCGAAGAATCCGCCTGGAAGAGTGAAACAGagcaaagagaagccact TGGCCTCCGAGGGCAGATTCTGGAGGAGACGCTGAAGCCCCAGGCCCAGCAGCTGCAGGCGCGGAGGAGCAGGTTCCGGGGGCTGGCCCCCCTCGAGGACGTCGGGAGGGCCGCCCGGGACGTGCAGATG GCCCGGAGGCTGCATGATGAagttctgaagctgaaactgaggTCGGCCTTGAACAGAAACCACCAGTGTGCTGCCCTGCCCGGGAGCCTGTCGCTCAGGCCGGCTGTGTCCCGGCctcagaatatattttttaacccAAAGTACTAA